Genomic DNA from Vanrija pseudolonga chromosome 3, complete sequence:
CAGTAGCGTGCGTGTTGCCGCCAGAGGCCTCCCAGCGGGGGTTGTAGCCCTTGAGAGCGGTCAGGGGCTTGTTGAagccgacgtcctcgtcggggaTCTGGCCCTGGAGACGGCAGTCGTCCTTCGCGGCACCCTGGAGAGTAGCGGCGAGGTAGGAGCACTGAGCGAGGTTGTCGCCGATGTCGGCCTTGCAGTTGTCGAGGACGTTCTGGAAGGTGTCCTCCTTCCAGCCTGCGACGAAGGACGCGTGCCAGGTCTGGCCGGTGACGTCGCCGTTGGAGAGGATGATGTTGGCGCGGGTCGTGTCCCAGGCGGCCTTCTGCGCAGCCGAGAGGTAGAAGTTGGCCTCCCACTTGATGGCGGGGTAGCGGACGGGGTGGGACGAGGGGcaggtggcgccgccggggccCTCGGTGGGCCAGGCGAGGTGCGAGAAGTggtcggccgagtcgagcgcctgGGTCGCAAGGCCGCAGTTGGGGAACCATGTCGTGGCGGTGATGTagtcggccgccgccgcggggtTGGTGTTGAGGGTCACGCCGGCGGTGCGGTCCGAAGTCTCGCGCACGGTGGGGTTGCCGGAGACGACGCGGAGACCGCGAGGGTACGTGTATGtcttcttgccgtcgtccTTGTAGCTGTAGGTGATGCGGTTGCTGGCCACCAGAGGCGTGTAGGTCTCGGGCTGGCCGCCGGAGGCCTGGTTGACAAAGTAGAGGATGGGCGAGAAGTAGCTCgacttgtcgtcggcgaccttgttGGACGAGCACTGGGCTGCGCCGATCTCGGTGGGGTAGTTGAGGTAGTCTGCGCGGTGTTAGTGGTGAAGGTGGCACGCAGCAAGTGTACTGTAGGCGACTTACTCCTGAAGTTGGAGGCACCCAGCGCCTGGTTGACAAAGGCAGACGGGTTGCCGTTGCCCGTGATGGGGTCCATGCGCGAGACGGTGAGGATACCCGACTCGCCGATGACGAAGGAGCCGTCGGCCGCCtgggcggtgctggcgagagcgagggccgcgagggcggagAAGAGAGCGGTGGAGATCATTGCGAGTGAAGAGGGGAAGAGCTGGCTTGGTGAGGAGCAAGAACGAGCATCGCAGACCATCTTATATACACGTCGAGACCGCACATTCTCAACCCGACGGGTCGACCGGCGGCCACGACACGGTTCTTCGAATCCTTCGCTCGCGGTGGTTACGTCATGCCTTCTGCCTGCTTCGACGATGACGCGGGTAGACAGCAATCAGCCAGAAGTGAATCCGCCGATAATCGAACACGGCCGGCTTACCTACTACAGGGTCGATGACCTCGGGTCGAGATTATCGCGCCCCCCATTGCGGCTCGTCGCGGGCTTAACTTGCGGGCTCGTTGGCTGCGCGTCCTGGAATAGGAAGCATTcccgtgcgcgcgcacgactTTCACCGACAATGATCGACCGAACAAGTGGCCTGCCCTGTGGCGCGAACCTTAACTGGATGGATCTGGCAGGTGGTGCACGGCTCGGCCAAATTCGCCTGTGCTCAGGGGCAGTGGACAATGACACTTGAATATACATGCGCTGTTGTATGCACAATGAACTCGTCCATGTCTCGGTTCGTGGCCCAGCCCAGTCGCAGGCGCCCAGCCATGCCCTGCCCCAAACCCAATTCTCGGCCAACCATGTGCGCGTCAGAGGCGGCCGACAAAAGAGTGTGGCGCAATCGTGGCGCCGGAATTCctgccgccacgccgtcacCCAGTCCACTTCCGCCTCATCTGGCCACCTCCTGGGCATCTTATTGTGCGTCACCGCCTGAAAGGATCCGTGCACACGCCGAATCAATAGTCAATAGGagcagtgctgctgctgctctcccTCACCAAAGCGGACACAATAGCGAATGCTTATGCTTCCGTGGCGTCTCGTCTTCGCACCGACATGTCTCACTGACTCCCCCCGCCAATGCCGGCCGGAGCAATCTGGTTTTCTCCGCTCTTCTGTGCGTTAAGGCGACAAAACGATCGTGCACGCCGAAGGTTGGCCGACACAATGGAGCGTTACACGGCGTCacccgcggcgcggcgaggggccGCATCCGAAGGAAAGATGGAGTACCTCCACATCCGACACGCCAGCGCAAACGACATGCTCTTCCTCCTGTCTTCCGGGCCAGACCACAAGTTGCCCCAGAACTTTGACCCGGGTCAAGACAATGGTGAATGTCAATATGGCGTGGGAGTCACCCTTGCACTTGCGTCGATTACGCGAGGCCACTTCGGACAAACTGCGCAGTCGAGAGGTGGAGAGGTTGGGGGGACGTGGATCGGTACGTGGAACGGTCGTGAAacttccccctccctcctcctgctcaTCGAGTTGTCGGGGTGATACGAGCACAGCGATGAGACTTCTTGCCCACTCGCAGACCAGAGTTGAACAAGGACTCAGTGACTGTCTCGCGCCAGTCGACAAGTCCTCGTCCAAGTGAAATCCCCCCGCCGGTGCGGTGAACTGGGTCAACATCGTCGACACTTTCCGCTGTCAGTTATCACAGTGAGTCTCATCTTCGCACCAGCTAATACTCCCagcctcgcactcgcaccgCAACAATGCCTAGGATGGCCATCATGGTCACATCCAAGGGATATGTGTTGGCCTACAAGAACGTCAGCGAACTCAGCACTACCTCagtcctcaccaccacccgccagTCAACCCACCACCCATGACCATTCCGCGACACTTCCCCCCGGACGAACACCCGCGCGACACTCTCCACGAGTTCGGAATTCGCTTCCACGGGCATCGGTGGTACCACGTAGCGGAGCACTTCACCAACGGCATCCCCCTGCCGGAAGGCAGCGGCTTCCACCTCGCGGCCCGCGTCGCGCAGTTTCACCAGCTGATGTACGGGCCCGGCACCGGGGGTAGCGTCACGGGGAGTGTGTTCATCGAGCATCTGAGCTCGGCGATCAGCCGTAACCGCCTCCCACTGCTATCGATCAACTGCATCGACCCTGTACCCGACACGCAAGAGGTCTTCAagctcgctgccctccgcTGGATGTACGGCAGCGACCAGCTCGATGTGTCACATTTGCGCGGGGTGCGCAACCTGTGCGTCTCGTTCTACGAGTACAtttgccgccgcgcgcagggTCTGGCGTGCGCACATGTGTGCATCGATATCGTGCTGGGGAGGGTTGTGCTACGGCCACCGGTACTCGTACCCCAACCCGGCGTCTTTCAGTTCAACACACAGAGCTTCAGTGGCACCCCAGAAGAGACGGCGCTCGTCATCAACACCTACCCGCCACCACAGGGCCACCACTCCAACCCGCCCAAATGGGCCGAAGCTCTCCTCCAAGGTCTCAGGCAGCCAAGCACGGTAGGACCCGCCgcagatgacgacgaggcactGTGGAGGGAGTACATGGTacccgacgaggacgacgtggTCAAAGAGGAGCCGGGTGTCAAGGACGAGTCAATGGAGATATGGGAGGCTGCAGAGCCGAACGAAGGCGATATGCTCCAGGGAGTGGTGAAATCAGAGGAGAGTGCAGATGCGGTGGTGAAGGACGAGCCCATGTCGCCAAAGCGTGAACCCGCCACGCCGGAGGATATcaagccgccgctgccgacgcccagcccgacaccgacgcccagcccacccgTGGCCATATTTGAAGTCCCCAGTGATGCATAAATATCAAGAGTACAGTGGACCGTCGATGCACAGGCATCAGACATTATTAGGCAGGAGACGAAGAAATCCACTGTATCTTATCAACCCGCATCCCGACCCGCGTCCAAATCCACTGCTGTCCGCCGCCCCGTCCCACTCATGATTTTTCCAGGTCTCAAGCTCATTAAAATCCCAGGCTCGCAGAGACCCGGGTAACGCAGCTCTCTGTTCTCGGCCAACCGCCACACCCATAAATATCTTCACGAGTCCGAGACACGGCCGGGGCTCGTGGCGCCGTCAAAGGCCGCTCCGATCGTGTCTCGGAGGGAGGGATGGGACGGGCCTACGCCCCAACGCCCTCCTCCCGATGTTCTGGAGAAACGGGTCACGGAAGGCCGtgcgggctgggctgggcccACGCAAAAAGGCAGTAAGCTTGTTCTCGTAGCTGTTGCTCCGAACCAATGGCCGTCTGTGCGCGGGGAGCTTGGGACGGAGAAACTCTAGGGTTACGTTCTCTCGCTGGGAATTTGCAGTGACGACCCAGTCACTAAAGAGGCAATATGTAATATGGAGGAGCGTGGCAACTGCGGTGGCGTTCGTAATGTGGCACCCCCCAATCCAATGGCTGGCTAGCACTGGAGGGAGGTGTATTCAACTTGCTCTATTGTGAGACAGGGCGGGGGCAAAGTCCGCACGCCTGGGATGCACTGTATGCACGCTGCTGTGGTGACATTGCCGGCTTGGGCCGATGTCGATAAAGCCATGCACACATGGGTGCTgcaccctccctcctccacctcgtcgatgTGCGGAGCGCGAATGCCACTCTGGTTCACGCCCACAATGCCACTCTCACTCGCGTCGTCCACAATACACAACAACCCTCGAGCACAATCACATTCGCCCCACTCATAGCCCCACGATGCATTTaactcgccgccgtcctaACGTACTTACGcacccagctcctcctccaacCTCCAACCACCAaacacccccacccaccacgaTGTCGACCCAAGCCCAACTCATCGAACAAGGCCTGACCCTCACCGAACCGCAGCGCGAAGCCCACGACGCGCACCACGGCCTCACAGCACAGCACTACCTCGCGCACCCTCCCCACGGCATAACGCACGCCGAGATGATCCACTTCCTCACGGGCCACATCCCTTCCGTGGCGACATTCACCGAGGCGTGGGCgtacgcgccgctgcccgcggTCGCAATGTACCTCACGCGTGGGTACTTGAGCGCCGACAGCAAGTTccacctcgaggccgcggtgAACGCGTACAACCTCGCCGTGCGCAACTCTACCGGGCGGTCAAACTATCTTGGGCCTGCGGAGCCGTCCTTCCTCGATACCGAGGTGCGCAGGGAGTGCCTGCCGCTCCTCTTGCCTCAGCCGCGGCCTGGTGCACCCgccccgcgctcggcggccgtgcCGCGCTCGGATGAGTGCATCGTCGCGACCATGTCATGGGTGTTTGGCCGCCCGTGCACGCCCCACGACGTGGCGTACCTCCGCGCCAACTGTCCCCCGCTGTACGGGTACGTCGCGGTGCGCGCCCAGGCGCTCATGTACCATGCTCTTACGGACAGCctgcgccgcagcggccggCAGTGGCTCCACTGGGTGGTCGATCTGCTCGGCAGCGTGGTGCACCAGGCCGGGGAGgagagcgccgcgacgacggtcgggagcaagcgccgccgcctcgaggaggctCCGGCGCCACGCGGTGTCGGCGTTGCAGAAGACGCGCAGTTCGCTGTTCACCCGTTCGACTTTTATGCCATGCAGCGATGCATCACCGAGGCGGAAGTAACTCCTTCGTCGACTTCGTAGGCTGTATGTATCTCGACTCTTGATGTAACTCTGCCACACCCAGCCGCCCAAGCCACACGCCACGACCCCCCATGCCCTGCATGGTCGGAGGGCTCGGCCGAAAGCTAAACGCCTcacgcccactcacgccccaccccaccgcctTGCACTCGTGCTCCTGCTCCAGTGATGCATACACGGACAACCTATCGAGATCTCAATACTGGACAACGGGGGCCAAACTACAACcgaggtggggtggtggccgtACAGACGGCCGTTTTACACAAGCATTTAGGGTGAGCGCGCGCGTACGCGCAGTGAGGGTATTCCGAGAGCCCCTGTACATTCGCGTAGCCGAGGGGGATAGACAAAAGATGTGTGGCGATATGTGTGGTCGATGTTGATATGATGCTAGGCGTTACGTGTAATGTCGTCGACGCATGCAGTTGAGTTGACGGGGTGGCGTTAACGCAGCTCAAACTtgccgcggcgcgtctcGGGGACGTGCTGGAGCGAGAGCTGCTGGAACGGTTCTTGGTTGAGCGAGTGGAAGTAGTACTGTGGTGTGAGCAAGAGCAAGGGTAGTCGACTTACGCCTGAGAGCGTGGCGACCTTCTGGGTGGGAGCGGGCCGGCTCGAGCTCTGGCGGCGGACACCAGCGGGGCGAGTGCCCGTGGCAGAgggtcggcgaggtgcgggttcggtgcgcgcgtcggcgacaccggccgacgacgtgcgccgctgcggcgggtCGGGGCGAGGGCCagacgacgactggcgccTGGCCGTGCCGATCAGCGGCGACTTGGGAACAAGAGGCGAGGTCGGGATAGAGTCGTCTATCTCTAGAGTCGGCGAGAGATCGATCATGGCGTAGTAGAAGCCTGTGGTGTGAGTAAACAGCAGACGGGTGTTGACGTACCAGCAAACGAAGCGCCAGAGATGTCGCGAACGTGGTGGTCGGGCACGAGGAACTTTTCCTTGATGCGCAGGAAGACAaagtcgcgctcgcgcggacGGGTCTCGCCCTTGCTCGCGTCCGGGAGCGGGTCGCGGAGGAGCATCTCGGTATCCGGGCGAACGACGGCAGCTCTGGTAGACGCGAGGCGGAACTGCTCAAACCTGCCCCAGTGCCTCATGTCGTCGTGCATCGTTGCGCCAAACCGCGTACCCGTGATGAAGCCAAAACGAGGGCCGATTATCTCTCCCTCCCAGTATGTGGTGAGCTGCGGGTGCGTCTCGGTAAGGTGCGAAATGGATAGATAGCCGCAGACTGTcgactcggcgaggtgcACATCGACAATCGTCACGTCCACCTCGTACTCGCTGCGACCCGACGACTGGGTGCCATGGAACTTGGAACCCGGGTAGAGACAACCATAGGTCGACGAGCGAACGCGCAGGCGCGTGACGTCGAGCAGGGGGTTGGGGGCGCACTCTTCCTCTTGCTCGGGCACGACGTTTGCAACTTCTTTGCTCTTTTTCTCCTTGCCCGCGCGGAATGACGCCCACGGCGCAGCGCTAGCCGCGGGGAGCGATTTCGAGTggagcgggggcgacggcgaggtcgaaATGGAAAGCGACAATACTTGGCGCGTGGGGATACCGAGCGGAGACGTCGGGGGCAGAGGCGCCAGTTCATCGACGTCGGGTAAAGGCAAAAGCGGGGTACTTGGCGAGGTGGCCacgggcggtggtggtgacggcgcgAGGCTCGCGAGGTCCATGACCGAGACGGTGAACGCGGTgcagtcggcggcggggttgaCGGACGGGATCCAGCGGTAGTTGTTGTCGTCTAGGCGGAGTCCGAGTGTTCCGAGTCGAGCCGGACTCGCGTCCTCCTTGTGTGCCCGAACGCACCTGGCGCACACGCGCTCGgtggcgacgtcggccggGCCGACAATGACGATGCCGTCCTGCCTGTCTAGGGGGAACGCCCAGCAGTGCGAGCATTTAATGTTGGGCGGGGCCAGCatgcgcgaggacgacgacgagcccgacgacggcggccgggGAACGGCGCtgaggacgccgccgccccccgaCATCGCGCCGGCGTTTGGACCCCCGTCCACGCCGGcggacagcggcgcggcctcggtgggcattgggggcggcggggtgggtgtcgctgctgctgtcggcgACAGGTTGGGCAGCTTCCGGGTGACTACTACCGGGTGGTGTGGTGAGGGGAGGTGTTGTGTCGACTGGGGATGGGGCAGAGGGTGTGGGGCCGTGTGGGGGGGTGCGAtgggccgctgctgctggtgcgaTGGGGGGGCACAGCCTGTGCGTGGAAAAGGAcgaggcgtcggcgcgtcgtcccTCGTCGAGTCTGTCTGGGTCGTGTCGAGAGCCTCGCTGTCGGAATCGCTAGCCTGTTGCCGTAGTGTCGTTGTGGTTGATGAAGAGACTGCGAGTGTGGGGTCGGGTTGATGTCGATGGTCACATGCacaaagacgacgacgagggcggacGAGCAGAGGAACAGGGGTACGGAAGTAAAAAACCGAGGTGACGGGCATGTCGACTAGCCCAAGCCACCAGATCAACAGCGACGCTGCAGACGATATGCACGAAGAGAGGAGCGAAcgagaggggaggggagggagaggaggaggagggggagggggagggggcagcagcagcgacgtcaaagacgctgctgctcgagtaTCTCGAGACACTACGGTCATtgtgggggggagggagggcaaCAACAACTCGCCATCGCACAACTAAGGCTCAGTAATACAACGGCTCTTCGCGTCTGTCAGTCACGTCTTTGCACATCGGCGTATCTCCCTCCTTGCCAAGGACGTGTGCTCAGCAGCATACAAGACACGAATGTCATGCTTGTGGCGAGGTGAGAGTGCGGACAGTGACCGCGATGGCGATGGGCACAACTGGGGCCTCCTTCGGccggtcgccgtcgtggcccTCAGTGCCGGAATCCACGGGAACAAAATCACGTGTTAACCACGTGGACCTTAGGCGTGCGGAGGACTAGGCGTGCATTGGAGGCTtgtggcgtgtggcgctGCAACTCGACGCGACTGatcaccttcctcctccctTGCCCTTCACCctcccttccctccctccgtctccctctctctctgccCATACGAAACAATAACCCTGCATTAATAATCTAACCTGATGATCTAATATCTAACAACGCGCGGACACCCAGCCAGCACTGGCGCCGACAGGCAGACCCAACTAGGTCCAGAGGAAGGCGTACCACTTGGGCTTGGGCacgtccttgccctcggcgcggagccGCTTGCGCTCCTCCCAGCGGAGGCCCCAGGCGGTGGCAACAAACAGCACGGCCGTGACGAGCATGGAGCCGAGGTAGAACTTGGCTCCGACCTTCCAGTTGGGTGCCTGGGAGGCGGGGTACGCCCAGAGCGGGATGAAAGCGACGTTGATGTATGAGATGACTGTGCCGGTCGCGAACAGGACCGCACGCACGTCGGGCACGTGGCCGAGGTACGTTGCCGCCCATGCGCATGGCAGGAGGTAGCCTGGGAGGCCGCCATAGTTGATAAAGTAGCCTGCCATGTGGAGCTGCTCGTTCTTCGGCCGGATGATGAGGATGACGAGCGAGAAGACGTTCAGGATGGTGTGGAGGGCCAGCGAGGGGAGGCGGACGCCCAAGTAATCACtcaggccgaggagcacAACCAGCGACAGGAACGACACCGACTGACCCGCGACAGTGAGGTAGTTGAGCATGGCGACCGTGTACTTCTTCGCGCCGTTGGCCTTGGTGAGCGACTTGAGCCAGAGGTTGAAGTAGCTCGACGGGACCGTGTTGTAGCCGTACGCCCAGCAGAGCGCGATGGCCCACAGCTGCCAGTACTTGAATGCGCCGAAGAAGGCCTTGACGGTCAGCGGCTTGtgcgccttgcgcttgacgcgcgcgacgcggcggcgcgcgatcgcgtagtcctcgtcggtgaggtACCACCTCGCGAGGGGGTTCGGGCGGTCCGGCATGCCTGGCTGGCAGAcgaacgcgacgagcgcaaTGAAGATCGTGCACACGCCGTTGACAATAaacgcccagcgccagcccgaGCGGCCGTGCACGCCGTCCAGGTGCGTGCTGAGGGCTGCCTGCATCACGCCGGAGATCATGCCGCCGatgggctgggcgaggttGAAGAGCGCGAGTCTGGGGGTTGTCAGCGGTGTTGGCTTCGGGAGGGGTGTGGAGACGCAGTGCTCGCGACGCAACCCACCTCGTAGCCACCTCGTGCGGGAGATACCACTGCGCAATGAGCGTCGTGTTGCCCGGCCAGGCGGTACCCTCTGCCATGCCGATGAGGAAGCGGATGCCGAAGACGGTTTTCGAGTTCTGCACGATCGACAGGACACAGGTGAGCACGCCCCAGATCAGTTCGCATGCCGGCAGCCACCAGTGCGCGCCCCAGTGGGTGATGGCGATCTGGGAGGGGTACAGAACGATGATGTAGCCGATGCTGCCGGTGTCAGTCGCCGTCCGCGTCCGTggcgcgtcctcgccacACTCACTTGAAGTACGTCGTGAACCAGTTGTACTCGTTGCCCTTGATGCCAATCTCCTCCTTCATGCCCGAAACGTACGCATTCGAGATGTTGTTCTGGTCGACAATCTGCCCGTCAGCACGCTGTCTCGATCGCCTAAACCCACCTTGAAGACGAACGCGACCATCGCAACAGTAACGTAGATGAGGTCGAGCTTCCAGAGGAACTTGCGCTCCTtgcggcgctcctcgaggggCAGGTCGTAGAACCCGACGACGGgggcgttgtcgtcgtcctcgtcgagagAGTGCTTGGACGGCGTGgcctcgcccagcgcgccggcggcggcatcgtggCCAGtaacctcggcgtcgaggtactcggccttcttgtcAGAAGCGTATGGCACGGCTGCCATGGTAACAACAGTATGGGGGTGGGGATACCGTGCATGCGGCGGGCAGTAGCATCCTATAATATATCCACTAGCGCTCGTTGGCctgtgcgagcgagcgtgctgctgctgcttgctccACGGAGCTGGGTGCAAAGCTGCAGCAGCCCAGTCCTAtagcgccgagcgagcgagcgaaaGCTCTCTACGCTCGGTAACTAACCGCGTGTCCGCGGGATTCACGCGGGCGAGGTCTCTCTACGCTGTGCGGGCGGACCCACACCgccggagcgcgagcgagcgagcgataGGCGTCCCCACGCGCGCatgtcgtgctcgacgcaGAGGGCCAGTCGGGCGGGGGACGCCCAAAATCCGTCCTCCGCGCACCATCGCGACACATGTCGTGATAACTTTTAGCGCTTGGCATCGTATTCTTGCGGCCCTGCCCCTGAAGATTGTCGGCAGTGCTGCAGAGGGCTCGACGCGactgggcgaggtgggtcgATATCCTGCAGGAAATGGAGCATCGTGTTCCTGGACAGACACGGCCTTGGAAAACAACAAAAGTttgcgccgcgacgcggctcgtctcggcgcttCGGAGGCGGGCCGTTGGGCCGGCGATGTGAAGCCTGGCCGAGAGAGAGATTGGACACTGCAGCATGTTTGCCGAGCTTAGAGCCAGCCCCGGCCGGCACGTTCGGAGCTGCTGACGTGCTTGGGTGCTCTGGCTTGGCTCACCCCTTCGAGATGATGGGCGAGTACTCGAGCGAGCTTGGGCCATGCATGCTCTTAGCGGACCACCACCGATCCACGATCCACGGCGCTTAGCAGCCCACGACGGCATGGCGGCACGGCGCTTCGCTCGGCCGTTATCAGTGCACATGCCTTGCTCGCTTCACGTTCCAAGACCATTCTCTAACAGGGGCAATATGCGTACGCCGTCTGTGCCTCGCTCGTCAATCTCCAACGCGATGAGCACATGTGCCCATGCGGTGcacggtgggtgggtgagcacGGCGGATgtcggcgcgaggccgcggcggatgtcgcgtcggcgtgccgtggtggggcaggcgggcgaTGGTGACGACAcaacgagacgagacgaggtaACAATTTtaacgaggacgaggcacAATCCATGAGACAGAGTACGGCCTCTGCCCAACCCCAACGCAGCTCCCCTACTTCTCCAGCTCGGCAACCCGGTGGTCCTCGACCACAccgcgcacctcctcctcgttgtcgtctgcgtcctcggcgccaaagTAATCCACGCCGATACGCCGCACGACCAGCCACGCGGGGATGATCGAGATGCCCCACAGTCCAAAGTtgagcgagctcgagccgaggagggcgaaCGAGCGGACCGAGGAGGTGCCGTACGCGACGGCTTGGGACTGGAAGGTGGCGTCAGCAACAGGCTGTCACCTCGGCTGGTTGGGCACTTACAGCcgactcgacggcgcgcaggagaccagcagcacgcgtctcgtcgtccacgcGGCGCACGACTGCTCGTCAGCACATCCCCGCCGCGACCGACTTACAGTTCTTGATGAGGAAGTACAGGAACAGGTAGTGCGTCTGGAAGGTGATGTTGAGGAAGATGTACAGCGCGAACGTGCGGCCAAAGTATGGCGAGTTCCAGTCGATCGGCTCGGTGGTGGGGAAGTGGACGCTGAGGACTGGCGGTGTGAGCGTGGTTGATGAGGGTTGTGGCTCACTCGTAGACCAGATCCACCATCCGCCACGGGTGGCCATGAGGAAGATGAAGGTCCAGCGGGCGCGGTTCTTGAGCGAGACGGTgcgggcgtcgaggaagCGCTAGAGAGGCGCGGGTCAGCAAGTCGTCCCTTTCCTTCGAGTGCAGGCCCAGGCCACTCACGCCAAGCAGGTTGGCCGCAATGATACGCGTCACAGCCGCCAGGAAGCTCCCcagcgcccgcgcgcgcaccgtAAAGTGGCTCGCGATAAAAGTGAACGTGTACGACTCGGGGAAGACGGCCTGCACGACGAgcgggacgaggaggaggtagTCGCGCGTGAAGAGCAGCTTGAGGGTTacgaggagctcggtgagCAGGGGGGTGTTGCGGTACAGGCGGACGGCCTTGCCGTCTGAGCGCTGGACTTGGTGCGGcttggggaggaggaaggcgagctggcgagcgcgagcgtcagtACCACTACCCTCGCGCCATCGCCGTGCCACTCACGAAAGGACCagccgacgccagcgacaCGAAGATGAGGTACACCTTGGGATTCACGGCCCCCGCGTTGTCGTTCGTGGCGTTCAAGCCGAGATTaatcgcgccgccgaggatcgAGCCGGCAGTGCACAAGCTGAGCCAGATACCGAGAAACTTGCCCATGTTGTAGCGCTCCGGATAACTgatcgcgacggcggcctcgatGCCCCAGAACAGCCCGGCGCTCAGCCCgcacgtcgcggcgccgaggagcacgaaCCACCGCGTCCCGAACACGTTGTTGCAGTACAGCGCGGCGCAGTACGGCGCGAagcccaccccgccgagAAACAGCGCAAAGTTGAC
This window encodes:
- the Gid4 gene encoding Glucose-induced degradation protein 4, producing MPTEAAPLSAGVDGGPNAGAMSGGGGVLSAVPRPPSSGSSSSSRMLAPPNIKCSHCWAFPLDRQDGIVIVGPADVATERVCARCVRAHKEDASPARLGTLGLRLDDNNYRWIPSVNPAADCTAFTVSVMDLASLAPSPPPPVATSPSTPLLPLPDVDELAPLPPTSPLGIPTRQVLSLSISTSPSPPLHSKSLPAASAAPWASFRAGKEKKSKEVANVVPEQEEECAPNPLLDVTRLRVRSSTYGCLYPGSKFHGTQSSGRSEYEVDVTIVDVHLAESTVCGYLSISHLTETHPQLTTYWEGEIIGPRFGFITGTRFGATMHDDMRHWGRFEQFRLASTRAAVVRPDTEMLLRDPLPDASKGETRPRERDFVFLRIKEKFLVPDHHVRDISGASFAGFYYAMIDLSPTLEIDDSIPTSPLVPKSPLIGTARRQSSSGPRPDPPQRRTSSAGVADARTEPAPRRPSATGTRPAGVRRQSSSRPAPTQKVATLSGYYFHSLNQEPFQQLSLQHVPETRRGKFELR
- the VHT1 gene encoding Vitamin H transporter, giving the protein MAAVPYASDKKAEYLDAEVTGHDAAAGALGEATPSKHSLDEDDDNAPVVGFYDLPLEERRKERKFLWKLDLIYVTVAMVAFVFKIVDQNNISNAYVSGMKEEIGIKGNEYNWFTTYFNIGYIIVLYPSQIAITHWGAHWWLPACELIWGVLTCVLSIVQNSKTVFGIRFLIGMAEGTAWPGNTTLIAQWYLPHEVATRLALFNLAQPIGGMISGVMQAALSTHLDGVHGRSGWRWAFIVNGVCTIFIALVAFVCQPGMPDRPNPLARWYLTDEDYAIARRRVARVKRKAHKPLTVKAFFGAFKYWQLWAIALCWAYGYNTVPSSYFNLWLKSLTKANGAKKYTVAMLNYLTVAGQSVSFLSLVVLLGLSDYLGVRLPSLALHTILNVFSLVILIIRPKNEQLHMAGYFINYGGLPGYLLPCAWAATYLGHVPDVRAVLFATGTVISYINVAFIPLWAYPASQAPNWKVGAKFYLGSMLVTAVLFVATAWGLRWEERKRLRAEGKDVPKPKWYAFLWT
- the SPAC922.05c_1 gene encoding UNC93-like protein, whose protein sequence is MSKAEAKEDGGLTPVKRVWYRSPFLAAVILGLCNFCAPGLWGAMNSLGAGGQQTPWLINAGNALTFCLMILTAFLSSTITDRVGVNFALFLGGVGFAPYCAALYCNNVFGTRWFVLLGAATCGLSAGLFWGIEAAVAISYPERYNMGKFLGIWLSLCTAGSILGGAINLGLNATNDNAGAVNPKVYLIFVSLASAGPFLAFLLPKPHQVQRSDGKAVRLYRNTPLLTELLVTLKLLFTRDYLLLVPLVVQAVFPESYTFTFIASHFTVRARALGSFLAAVTRIIAANLLGRFLDARTVSLKNRARWTFIFLMATRGGWWIWSTILSVHFPTTEPIDWNSPYFGRTFALYIFLNITFQTHYLFLYFLIKNFVRRVDDETRAAGLLRAVESASQAVAYGTSSVRSFALLGSSSLNFGLWGISIIPAWLVVRRIGVDYFGAEDADDNEEEVRGVVEDHRVAELEK